GTTGCTGATATGCaggtgattttttgggtgttGCAACACCTATGCGCATGGCCCTGCTTGAACAATACGCACCATTCATTTCAGCAATGGCCCTTGACCTCTCATTTTCATCACCAAACCTAACAAAACCATAACCTTTTGAACGTCCAGTATTTGCATCTAGAACAACTTTTGCTCCCTTAACAGATGAATATCTACTAGAAAAAGTCTCCTGCAACATAGTGTCAGTCACATCTGTAGCCAAATCTCCTACAAAGATAGATAGATCAGAACTAGGTTCTGCTCGTCTATCACCAGCACTGAAGGTTGCCCAGTTCAAACGAAAAGGCTGCTCTGTATTCGGCATGGGAGCTCCGTTACAGTTCTGCAAAACTTCTTCAGCTACTTCACGTGAATAGAACTCAACAAATCCGTATCCCTCTGACTGACCAGTTTGCTTATTGCGTATAACCTTTACTGAGGAAACCTGCACCGTTTGTGACACCAAAAGCACATAGTTAGTGGTAAAGTAAAGCTCTTACCCAAGAAAATGAATACAcagaatttattttttttcaaataaaattatAGATATTAGCGTGTCTTATTAATTGTTATTGGAGTGCACTTAAGACCGTCACAATGGCAAATAATTGTGGTAACATGGGGAAATCTCCACATAAGGGGGCTGTTGGTTCCTAGTTTCAAGTTTCACTTCTTAAGATTTGTTATTCTATATCCTCATAGTTGATTAAAGAAATAGGGAAGAACAGGCCCATGATACATTGCTTCTCAATTGCTTCAGTTCTCATAATCGAATGATGCTTTTATCATGTTTAAGACAGATGGTAATTATTAGAACTTGACATCAGATAACAACCCAAAAAGATGTGACCTAACTAGAAAGACAAAAAAACAGAGAAAGACATTGCAACTGCACTCTAACAAACATTTGGCATTAGTAAACAAAAGGCTGTAAAAAAGCAACATAAGGTAACTACACAACTAAAGAACACCTTAGTGCCCAATATTCACCATCATTCACTTGACCCCAAAGCAGGGAAGGATGACAAGCTGGAAACGGAAGATTACTCGTCCATATCAATTATAACTACCAGATGATCGGATGTCCTGAATAGTATTCAAACAAGGATTTTTAGCTCTGCAATAATTGACAATTGACCAATCTGCCGGAGCACCTGTAAACTATATACAGTACAGACAGTATTCAAAACGTGGCATAAGAGATTAACACCACATGAATGGTTTGCAGTAGAATGGACATTGCCATGGGGAGTGGATCAACTGCTATTGCTCCCTCAGTCCCTCTATCCGAAAACACGGTAGTCACTCAAGAAGGGTTTCGCATTTAATTTGTCAAGCTATGGTCATTGTTGCATGCAGCAAGAAACTGTTGCTAGGAATCTCACATATTCAACGGTATTCAAAGACCATATACACTGGTGTCGGGTTGTGGGATACTATAAGCTGAACCAGCCACCATCTACAATAAATAGAGTTGACCCAACATAACCAGTAAAGAAACGGAGCTCGCCACTGAACATACTCAACTAACCGAAACCTGCATCATTTCTATCTAGGTATAGTCATCTTGATATACCAAGACTGAATTTTGTAGTGAGTAGTTGGCATTAACCTTACTCTTTCAATCATTGTTCCGTTTCTAACTACCGAAAAACCGCAAAGATAAGCTAGGATATACGCTATGACAATCACATAACattcaatcataaaagaaaccaTCTACCTCCAATCAATCATAGAGCTGTAATTAtgtaaaataaactaaaacccacaattcttttcatcaaaatttcaaaactttAGCTAAACTAAAACCCACATGAGTTCATACATGAAGTCCACTGAAGCTAAAAGCTGACCTGTCCAGTGTGAGCAAAGCATCCGTGAAGGTAAGTCTCGTCCATCCAATGATGAAGGTCGCCGACCCAGATGGTCCTGACCTCCTCGGTGGGCCCCTGTTTCTGGGACGGCGAATGCTGCTGCTTCGGCGGCTGATGCTGCTGATACGCCACAGCCTGAGGCTGCTGCTGGTATGGATTGTGGTGAGGATGATGGGGAGTCGCCGCATATGGCATGTAATGCTGCGGGTACACCATCATCTGCTGCTGCATCATCGCCATCGCCGCGGCCGGGTACTGCATGGCCATccattgctgctgctgctgctggtgcATCCATtgatgttgctgctgctgctgctgttgttgctgttgttgttgcagctgctgctgctgagTGCCCAGATCGGTGCCTCCATTAGATTGCTGGGCCAtgatggagttcttctgaggttgtgattctcttctcttctcttctctctgcacctctctctctctagaattctTGGTTCTCTGTGTTCTTTGAGATTTGAGGAGAGAGAGCAGAGAGAGCTGTTTGaagctagagagagagggagggagggaaggCAGGCGAGGTCTGCGCGGAAGCGGAGAGGGGGGTTTCAAGTGACGAAATGGGGTTTTAAAGGGCGGCGGTGGTGTGATTATTGCTTATGATtagattttttatattattttattttaatatgtatATTTTCCATTTTTGAGATGGGACCTCGTTTGCTACGTCCGCCCGTTAAATCACGTTTGCTTGCCGTCCGTGACGTGTGGGGCCCTCCTCAGTCGGTAATTTGCTTTGGGTCTGAGGCCCGAGGGAGTTACTCACGTCCGATGTACATGGATAGCATGGAGTGGATGCTGCTAACTGGTGCTTAGGTGAGCTGGATTGCACGTTATCAATTTTTCACTTAA
This genomic interval from Malus domestica chromosome 05, GDT2T_hap1 contains the following:
- the LOC114824808 gene encoding polyadenylate-binding protein RBP47-like, producing MAQQSNGGTDLGTQQQQLQQQQQQQQQQQQHQWMHQQQQQQWMAMQYPAAAMAMMQQQMMVYPQHYMPYAATPHHPHHNPYQQQPQAVAYQQHQPPKQQHSPSQKQGPTEEVRTIWVGDLHHWMDETYLHGCFAHTGQVSSVKVIRNKQTGQSEGYGFVEFYSREVAEEVLQNCNGAPMPNTEQPFRLNWATFSAGDRRAEPSSDLSIFVGDLATDVTDTMLQETFSSRYSSVKGAKVVLDANTGRSKGYGFVRFGDENERSRAIAEMNGAYCSSRAMRIGVATPKKSPAYQQQYSSQALVLAGGGHASNVAVAQGSQFDSEPNNTTIFVGGLDSEVNDEDLRQPFSHFGEVVSVKIPVGKACGFVQFANRKDAENAIQMLNGTVIGKQTVRLSWGRSQGNKQWRSDSSNQWNGAHYGGQGYGGYGHVVPQGQDLSMHTAAAVNGTS